The segment CATGTCACCTTCCAAACACGTTTGATGTTTGATGACACGTTCACGTTTGATTACTTTTGTTTACAGAATGTTGTGCTCCAAAGGTAAGAACTAAAGAAATTAGAAATGTAGGCCCATGACAGGCTATCATTTGTTTTGTCATTACAAAGATAACACAAAGCACAGGACCACAGAACAGTTTTCTTTACCATAACATTATGTAGCATAATGCCTTCATAAtgtaagtagcctacaacaaacCACTCAGTTTATATTTTCACAAGGTAGAATGGTCTTTAGATTTGGGATATAGTGGATGGACTACTGCAGAAAATTAGGGGTTTTGATCATAATGCATGCACAATAGCGTCAAAGATACATATTCTTTGTGGTTATCAAATCAGATTAACAAGAAAGCAATTATCTAGTAATGAGGGTCTTTAAAAGCAGGTCTTAAAGTCTGGAAATAATAATTTAGGCTGTATGATTTATCATTAACAACAGcatgaataataataacaataacaacaataataataataatcgtcatcatcatcatgaatTAAGTTAATTTGGCAAAtgtgtaaaatgtgtaaaataCACACTGTCAAAAAACTTTTACAGTAGCATGTTCTTACGTGAAGAAATGCAAGGATTGCCAGATGACTCAACATCATTTCGATACTTTGGGTACTTTGACTTTAGCCCTAGATATTATATATTATGTGATCTTATGATGAGAAACATAAAGAAGCGGAACGTCACAAGCGGAAGGTCAGAGCGCTCGGGAACGGAAGTGAGAGTAATAGCCTATCCGCCATTGTGGAATAGAGTAGGGATATTCTAATCAGTCATTAGTCAGTAACAGAGTACATGTTTGAGAGTAAAGCAAGTAGTAGCTAGGTATAATACTCTGCCTTTCGTGACTGAAATTGTATCGCTGCTGTCCAGGACGTGCGTGGAAAACATTTGGACGGGCAAGAAAAACACCGCCTATAAATACAATCAGATTGAATATCCCGAGACGAGAGAGGAAAATATCAGGGAGCAGTGGCTGTAATAGACTGTGAACACCGCAACAAACAGGTTTTAGTTTGGGCTCCTGGAGGATGTCTGCGACCACTGTCGATCAGGTACGTAGGGCTTAGTTTGCACTGTCTGAGCAAATGATTGCCATGTCAGTCAAAGTTTTGCCATCAGTTATGTGACAAATAATGTTTAGCTAGCTGTAGAAGCCGAGTCATTTCCTTGGCCATAAGACTAACGTTAGTACCAAGAAGAGAGCTAGCTTACCAATGCTTTGAGCTATGTAACCTAGCAGCTAACGCTGACAAGGAAGTAAAACGTTACTATAGCGCATTAGCAAGCTATCTACGCAAAATCTTGATCACCGCGGTCGTCAGTCTTCTCTTGATGTGTTGACGGTATTTGGAAACTGATTGTAACGAAGCAGGGTTTGTGGGGCTATGAGATGAACTTGACATTCAGTAATGATCTACGTGTCGAGAAGACCAAGACCAAACACCTGTTCAGAATGCACTGCAAGAGTGTTGCCCTCTTGTAATTGCTTGTTATCGCAGTTACATCTCTGGCAGACATTGCAGTCTTCCAGGAATCCTTGCTCATCAATGTCATGTCTTGTTTTCTTACGACCTTCTCTTTCCCTATGTACTTACACACAGAGACCCAAAGGACAAGGAAATAAAGGTAACGGTTGAATAATCACAGTTACCTTAGCAAAGTATTTTACTCTCATGATAGTACCATTTCATTGTATGACTGGTCTGGTTATCCATCATAGATCTGTTCCATATTTCATATATCAAAAGACTGGCCTATGCAACAAACCATTATGTTGTAGTCACAAAGAATTGGCTAAGCAGAATGTGTAATTTGTCACAAGAACAACTCTCTGTATCAGATTCTACATTCATTACCTGTACTGAAGTTCATGTTATTGTAAGTTGTATCTTGATGCTTCTAGTATTGAGGTGTTAACACTATAGTACTATTACTGTTTGCTCTGTTATCACTATAGTACTATTACTGTTTGCTCTGTTAACACTATAGTACTATTACTGTTTGCTCCATTTCTTGATTGTCTCTTGTTTGTCACATCGGACAGTGCAAAACGGTTCAATGCATCAGAAGGATGCTGTGAATGATGATGACTTTGAGCCTTATTTAAGCAACCAAACAAATCAGGTGGGTGTGTTCTCTAATTGTGACATTTTCCCAGATTGATATTTTCAGTAATTTCTACGTCTTTGCTGTAATTAATTGCTACAGTTTTACTGTAAAAGGTTTCACAATGTGCAATGCTGGGGTGATGCAGTGATATTCTATGTGGCACTCAGCGTGAACAAAAGTGACCTCAGACGACAGGAAACTTGTGCATTTGAACTGTCAATTGAGAGAGCAGCATTGTCCCTGTATTGATCTTACATCCAGCAGCTGACATCCATTACTGTCCAAATAGCTCCTGTCAGTCGTACATCCATTTCAGGGTTGACCAACATCTGTCTTATCCCTCACACAGAGTAACAGCTACCCACCAATGTCCGATCCTTACATGCCAAGCTACTATGCCCCATCTATCGGATTCCCTTATTCCCTCGGCGAGGCTGCCTGGTCAACAGCTGGGGACCCGCCGATGCCGTACCTCACCACCTACGGACAGATGAGCAATGGTGAGCACCACTTTATACCGGATGGTGTGTTCAGCCAGCCGGGGGCCCTGGGCAACACCCCACCCTTCCTCAGTCAGCACGGCTTCAACTTCTTCCCGGGAAACGCGGACTTCTCCACCTGGGGCACCAGTGGCTCCCAGGGCCAGTCCACACAGAGCTCGGCCTACAACAGCAGCTATGGTTACGCGCCCAGCTCCCTGGGCCGGGCCATTGCAGACGGACAGGCGGGCTTCGGCAGCGACACGCAGCTTAGCAAGCTGCCGGGCCTGGGCAGCATCGAGCCGGGCATGGCGGGGCTCAAGCTGGGCTCGGACATGGTGGCCGCCACCAAGACGGTGGGCTCGCCTCTGGGTGGCACTGGGGGCATGAGCAGCATGGCGGCTAGCAACATGCCCTCTGTCAGCTCCTCAGCGCCCAAGCCCACTTCGTGGGCGGCCATCGCCCGCAAACCTGCCAAGCCCCAGCCTAAAGTCAAGCCCAAAGCCAACATCGGCATGGGAGGCAACATTGCCATCCCCCCACCGCCCATCAAGCATAACATGAACATTGGCACCTGGGACGACAAAGGGTCCCTTGGCAAACCGCCCATGGCGCAGCAGATGTTGCCCCCGCCACCACACCAAACCCtgatgcagcagcagctgctagCCCAGCCCCAGACCCTGCTGCAGAGCCCCATGCCCCCCCAGCACCAGCATCAGCCCCAGCACCAACACCAacatcaacaccaacaccaacaccagcaccagcaaCTCCAGATGCAGTCACCTCAACCCCCTCAGCAAATGCCCCCCGGCCCCCCACACCCTCATtctcacccacacccacaccaacacCCACACCAGCTCCcacaccctcaccaccaccaccaccacccctctcaGCCAGGACCCCCCCAGGCTTTGCACCAAcccccccagcagcagcagcagcatcagcagcatccGCATCAGCCAAGTGCCCCCCCACAGAACCGCTGGGTGGCCCCCAGGAACCGGGGGAATGCCTTTGGCCAGTGCGGCGGGATGGAGAGCTTTGGCATGGGCCCCGGGGTGCCACTGGGCGGCTCGCCGGGCACCTGCGAGGTCCACCCGGTGCTGGAGAAGCTGAAGGTGCTCAACAACTACAATCCCAAAGACTTCGACTGGAACCTGAAGACGGGCCGCGTGTTCATCATAAAGAGCTACTCGGAGGACGACATCCACCGCTCCATCAAGTACAACATCTGGTGCAGCACCGAGCACGGCAACAAGCGTCTGGACGCCGCGTTCCGCTCACTGGGCGGCAAGGGCCCGCTCTACCTGCTCTTCAGCGTCAACGGTAGTGGGCACTTCTGCGGCGTGGCCGAGATGAAGTCGCCGGTGGACTACAACGCCTATGCAGGCGTCTGGTCTCAGGACAAGTGGAAGGGCAAGTTTGAGGTGAAGTGGGCATTCGTCAAGGATGTGCCCAACAACCAGCTGCGGCACATTCGCCTGGAGAACAACGATAACAAGCCCGTCACCAACTCCAGGGACACGCAGGAGGTGCCCTTGGAGAAAGCCAAGCAAGTGCTTAAAATTATCACCACTTTCAAGCATACCACCTCAATCTTTGATGACTTTGCACATTATGAGAAGAggcaggaggaagaagaagccATGAGAAGGGTAAGCTCAATCCATccctgaaaaacaaaacaaaaacacccaGATAGCAGCTGACCGTAGAACTGGTCCAGTCTGGATCTTAGTTTGGCCTGAATCTGCGCCCCCAGACATGTCATGATTCAGTCTGGATTTGTTATGTAGTCAGCTCCTATCCGCGGCCATACAGTAACTAATGGCAAACTGATTTGCTATCGGTTAACCTTTGCTTCTGTGCTTTACTGTCAGTGGTCACATGGTCCTCCTACAGTccacaagagagagggagagagagatctgtgTAAAAGTCAagaaacactcacagacacaagtaaatgttaggtgctggacccaAGCACATTCTTTTGTGACAGAAAGAGATACTCAAACTAGCTTTATGGTGTTCACAGTCTCCTCTCGACCATTGCTGAAAGGGAAATTCAACAGGGTAACTTCTGGTTAATGACGTGCAAAGCAGGTTTTCCATCATTCATTCCGTTATTCATCAGTCATTTTGAGTCATGTCGACCATTTCAAAGTTTTCTTTAAGAAGACAGCTTGCTATTCAGTTCAGTTCTACATAAGTGCCCTAAGAAGCTACCAAAAACATTAGGTCAAACGGGCTTCTCCGAAAACGACTGTGGCTATCCTATTCCTGTGTACACAGCGCTTCTCAGTCCTGCGTATCTGTAATGGTGCAGGTGCTAATAGACGTCAAACTGACATAATGTCCtgcctctacacacaaataattaATTTCCGCGCCAATTACTCCGCTGCCAACTGTGAGGGCTCTCATTTgcatccctccccctctctgtagCGGAACACTTTGGAACACTGTTTTTGTGATTCTCTGAAAACATGAATTGCGGCGAAGACAGGTGTGTTGGTGTTAAGAATGTAAACTGTCAGCATTCTCAAGGACAGAGTCAAATGGCTCTTGTCTGGTTACTGACTCAAGGCCTTGAGTTTGACATTTCCCTTCACTGTGGTTTTATGACACTTGTTCATTGGAACACAGAAGTACAAATGATGAGCCATATTCACCAAAAAATACTCTCAGTTCTCAGAACAGAGATCACACAGCACAGATGTTGAAATGAGATTATAGGCCTGTTGGTCATCAAACCACATGCTTACCCTTCCTCACTGGACTATGTATTCTTATCTTTGCCTGTATTCCTGGCATCTACTTAGTGAAGGTTTCAGTAATATTGCTTTGACTGATTCAAGGAATTATCACATTTGAGCTAATCCAAAAAATGGCAGTTGTACAAGCCCACCCATGTACAAAGAACTGTGCTGTGGATTGGCCAAATAATCCTAACATTATTTAGTGTGTCAGGCCACATGTTGCTGTTAGTTTAGACTTGGTAAAACAGGTATTACTTTCATATATAGAATGTAATGTATACTAAGATGGAATTATTTGTTGAAACTGATTCTTTTATAGTCATGTAGGCTAAGTGCAATTTAAGCAGCATGTTAACTGGTCTTCCTGTCATGTACGTACTGAAAGCGATCATCTCCAGCCATGCTAGACCCTCTGTTTCATATCCTGCCCATTATGAAATGGCAGCGCACAATAATTGCCAAACCCTCGTGCTACCCATAGCAACGGGTGCCCTGCGCTGCGCTGTGCTTTCTGTAACAGGGCTGGTGCTCTAGCCTAGCAGACGGCTTTCCTGATATAGGCTCGCATTCCTGGCATTCCTCGCCACAGACAAAGCTGAGGTAAGTCACGGCGTGTCTTTGAACATGGAGTGTTTTCCCCCCAGCTGGCTTTTTCAAGACTTAGATTCCCACTCTCTTGTTAATACCAGGCGTTAACATTGTTTTGGTGaaggtgagaaaaaaaaaaacaataatctaAAAGGGCAGgaaaaatggctgctgaataGGCATACAAGTAGAAGAGAAAAGGGAGGAATACTGAGGCATATATTTATTTCTGCCTCAACGGATGAAGAGTGAAGTTGAACAAAATTGCCATTTTTgtaagaataaataaaaaaaacaaggatgGGAGTAGAACAGCTGCAAGGTGTGTTTTGAGTCTATTTAAATTGAGAGTTCCTCCTCCCACATAACCTAACTACTACTATCAGTAGGTTATGGCTAGGTCAGGGTGTGTTTATCCTGGGTGAACCTCAAAAACATGCCCTGGGtggtccagaacacacacacacacacacacacacacacacacacacacacacatacacacacacagaggccaaaTTTGCCTTTTTCCCCCCAGGGATGTATtgaccataaacacacacacctctgacctTGTTAATATGCACCCTGCTACTTGCCCAATGCTCATAAATATTTTAAGCAGATGCATTTCAGCCGCTTTCTTTGCGCTACAAAACCCAGAGAGCAGTTAGAACGACCTGTCACAAGGCTGTCAGGCTCTCCTCCTGACAAGCCAATCGGGCCCTCCGTCCACGGCTCGCCacggcaacagcaacagcatcagcatcagcaccgACAGCCTTCCACCTTCTCCGCACTGACAAGGTTAATTGCACGTCATTGTTATGCAGCGCTCTCTTATTTGAGTCTTGTCAAGCGTAGCCAACCAAAGTCGGGTACTCGAACCGTTTgcatgtccatctctctctctcgcacacgcacacgcacacacacacatgcacacacacacatagacccatTGTTGCCATTGGTTGTACTGTTGTCTTGGAGGGATAAGAGCCATAGTTGAGATAAGACGGAGAAAAATGAACCTGAATTAAACTCGCTGTGGATCATGGGAGTTGGTACTGCAGTGTTAATGATGTGCATTGTGTGCCATTGGGGCATTAGGATAATGTTCTGAATTGGATTCACTGAAGTGTTTTCAGTGTAATTAACAGGGGGAAACAGGTGAGTACTTTTCAGGGGA is part of the Alosa alosa isolate M-15738 ecotype Scorff River chromosome 16, AALO_Geno_1.1, whole genome shotgun sequence genome and harbors:
- the ythdf3 gene encoding YTH domain-containing family protein 3 isoform X2, which codes for MSATTVDQRPKGQGNKVQNGSMHQKDAVNDDDFEPYLSNQTNQSNSYPPMSDPYMPSYYAPSIGFPYSLGEAAWSTAGDPPMPYLTTYGQMSNGEHHFIPDGVFSQPGALGNTPPFLSQHGFNFFPGNADFSTWGTSGSQGQSTQSSAYNSSYGYAPSSLGRAIADGQAGFGSDTQLSKLPGLGSIEPGMAGLKLGSDMVAATKTVGSPLGGTGGMSSMAASNMPSVSSSAPKPTSWAAIARKPAKPQPKVKPKANIGMGGNIAIPPPPIKHNMNIGTWDDKGSLGKPPMAQQMLPPPPHQTLMQQQLLAQPQTLLQSPMPPQHQHQPQHQHQHQHQHQHQHQQLQMQSPQPPQQMPPGPPHPHSHPHPHQHPHQLPHPHHHHHHPSQPGPPQALHQPPQQQQQHQQHPHQPSAPPQNRWVAPRNRGNAFGQCGGMESFGMGPGVPLGGSPGTCEVHPVLEKLKVLNNYNPKDFDWNLKTGRVFIIKSYSEDDIHRSIKYNIWCSTEHGNKRLDAAFRSLGGKGPLYLLFSVNGSGHFCGVAEMKSPVDYNAYAGVWSQDKWKGKFEVKWAFVKDVPNNQLRHIRLENNDNKPVTNSRDTQEVPLEKAKQVLKIITTFKHTTSIFDDFAHYEKRQEEEEAMRRPLWGGCTWQW
- the ythdf3 gene encoding YTH domain-containing family protein 3 isoform X3, whose protein sequence is MSATTVDQRPKGQGNKVQNGSMHQKDAVNDDDFEPYLSNQTNQSNSYPPMSDPYMPSYYAPSIGFPYSLGEAAWSTAGDPPMPYLTTYGQMSNGEHHFIPDGVFSQPGALGNTPPFLSQHGFNFFPGNADFSTWGTSGSQGQSTQSSAYNSSYGYAPSSLGRAIADGQAGFGSDTQLSKLPGLGSIEPGMAGLKLGSDMVAATKTVGSPLGGTGGMSSMAASNMPSVSSSAPKPTSWAAIARKPAKPQPKVKPKANIGMGGNIAIPPPPIKHNMNIGTWDDKGSLGKPPMAQQMLPPPPHQTLMQQQLLAQPQTLLQSPMPPQHQHQPQHQHQHQHQHQHQHQQLQMQSPQPPQQMPPGPPHPHSHPHPHQHPHQLPHPHHHHHHPSQPGPPQALHQPPQQQQQHQQHPHQPSAPPQNRWVAPRNRGNAFGQCGGMESFGMGPGVPLGGSPGTCEVHPVLEKLKVLNNYNPKDFDWNLKTGRVFIIKSYSEDDIHRSIKYNIWCSTEHGNKRLDAAFRSLGGKGPLYLLFSVNGSGHFCGVAEMKSPVDYNAYAGVWSQDKWKGKFEVKWAFVKDVPNNQLRHIRLENNDNKPVTNSRDTQEVPLEKAKQVLKIITTFKHTTSIFDDFAHYEKRQEEEEAMRRASWAV
- the ythdf3 gene encoding YTH domain-containing family protein 3 isoform X1, which produces MSATTVDQRPKGQGNKVQNGSMHQKDAVNDDDFEPYLSNQTNQSNSYPPMSDPYMPSYYAPSIGFPYSLGEAAWSTAGDPPMPYLTTYGQMSNGEHHFIPDGVFSQPGALGNTPPFLSQHGFNFFPGNADFSTWGTSGSQGQSTQSSAYNSSYGYAPSSLGRAIADGQAGFGSDTQLSKLPGLGSIEPGMAGLKLGSDMVAATKTVGSPLGGTGGMSSMAASNMPSVSSSAPKPTSWAAIARKPAKPQPKVKPKANIGMGGNIAIPPPPIKHNMNIGTWDDKGSLGKPPMAQQMLPPPPHQTLMQQQLLAQPQTLLQSPMPPQHQHQPQHQHQHQHQHQHQHQQLQMQSPQPPQQMPPGPPHPHSHPHPHQHPHQLPHPHHHHHHPSQPGPPQALHQPPQQQQQHQQHPHQPSAPPQNRWVAPRNRGNAFGQCGGMESFGMGPGVPLGGSPGTCEVHPVLEKLKVLNNYNPKDFDWNLKTGRVFIIKSYSEDDIHRSIKYNIWCSTEHGNKRLDAAFRSLGGKGPLYLLFSVNGSGHFCGVAEMKSPVDYNAYAGVWSQDKWKGKFEVKWAFVKDVPNNQLRHIRLENNDNKPVTNSRDTQEVPLEKAKQVLKIITTFKHTTSIFDDFAHYEKRQEEEEAMRRGWCSSLADGFPDIGSHSWHSSPQTKLSHYGVDVHGSGEATVL